The following are encoded in a window of Brevibacillus sp. DP1.3A genomic DNA:
- a CDS encoding ABC transporter permease produces MAQSQLQPRDQVVPLKVKQEEVVSPWKDAWRTLRKNKLALVGFGIILFFIVVAVLAPWIAPYPYDEGQLVMKNKPPSEEHWFGTDYNGRDVFSRVIYGAQISLWVGTFSVIGSVLAGTLLGLLAGYYGRWIDTIISRLFDIMLAFPSILLAIAVVAILGPSLQNALIAIAIINIPTFGRLVRARVLSLKEEEFVMAARAIGMKNSRIIMQHILPNSLAPIIVTGTMGIATAIIEAAALGFLGLGAQAPEPEWGKMLADSRQYIQKAPWTVIFPGLSIMLTVLGFNLIGDGLRDALDPRMKS; encoded by the coding sequence ATGGCACAATCACAATTACAACCACGAGATCAGGTAGTACCTTTAAAAGTGAAGCAAGAAGAAGTAGTCTCTCCTTGGAAGGATGCATGGAGGACGCTACGAAAAAACAAGCTGGCGCTGGTGGGCTTCGGGATTATTTTGTTTTTCATTGTTGTGGCGGTTTTAGCTCCATGGATTGCTCCGTATCCGTACGACGAAGGCCAGCTCGTGATGAAAAACAAGCCGCCTTCCGAAGAACATTGGTTTGGAACAGATTACAATGGTCGCGATGTGTTTAGTCGCGTTATTTATGGGGCTCAAATCTCCTTGTGGGTAGGGACGTTCTCTGTCATTGGCTCCGTTCTCGCAGGGACCTTGCTCGGGCTGTTGGCAGGATATTATGGCAGATGGATTGATACGATCATTTCGCGTCTCTTTGATATTATGCTTGCCTTTCCAAGTATTCTTTTGGCGATTGCCGTTGTTGCCATCTTGGGGCCTTCTTTGCAAAACGCCTTGATTGCAATTGCGATTATTAACATTCCGACATTCGGACGGTTAGTGCGCGCCCGTGTATTGAGCTTGAAGGAAGAAGAATTCGTCATGGCCGCACGGGCAATTGGGATGAAAAATTCCCGGATTATCATGCAGCATATTTTGCCGAACAGCCTTGCGCCAATCATTGTGACCGGGACGATGGGGATCGCCACAGCGATTATCGAAGCAGCAGCACTTGGCTTTCTCGGACTGGGAGCACAAGCGCCAGAACCGGAATGGGGAAAAATGCTCGCTGATTCACGACAGTACATTCAGAAAGCACCATGGACTGTTATTTTTCCAGGGCTCTCTATCATGCTGACAGTTCTCGGCTTTAACTTAATTGGGGACGGCTTGCGCGATGCACTCGACCCACGGATGAAGAGCTAG
- a CDS encoding ABC transporter permease, whose amino-acid sequence MALLAYSIRRILMLIPVLVGMSIIVFSIIRAIPGDPALTILGEKATPQAIADIREALGLNNPWYIQYFDYMKDILSGNLGESLQTNAPISDEIIPYLAATTELTIVSMLIAVFIGVNAGILSAWKQNSWFDYSAMLIALVGVSMPIFWLGLMEQWVFAQELKWLPSVGRDNSRNPVEAITHFYILDTMIAGQWDQLWEVIKHLILPGIALGTIPMAIIARITRSSMLEVMRADYVRTARAKGLTQFWVVYKHALKNAMIPVLTVIGLQTGLLLGGAVLTETIFGWPGVGRYIVTAIGNRDYPVIQSGILVIATIFVLINLLVDLLYAYIDPRIKYR is encoded by the coding sequence ATGGCATTGCTAGCTTACAGCATTCGAAGAATTTTAATGCTCATTCCTGTCTTAGTGGGCATGTCAATCATCGTTTTTTCCATTATTCGTGCCATCCCTGGTGATCCGGCTTTGACGATTTTGGGAGAAAAGGCAACACCACAAGCGATTGCAGACATACGAGAAGCATTGGGATTGAATAATCCGTGGTACATACAGTATTTCGATTATATGAAAGATATTTTGAGCGGAAATCTTGGGGAATCATTGCAAACGAATGCGCCGATTTCAGATGAAATCATACCTTATTTGGCGGCGACGACTGAACTTACGATTGTGAGTATGCTGATTGCGGTGTTTATCGGTGTAAATGCAGGGATTCTTTCTGCGTGGAAGCAAAATTCCTGGTTTGACTACAGTGCGATGTTGATCGCCTTGGTTGGTGTATCCATGCCAATTTTTTGGCTAGGTTTGATGGAGCAGTGGGTGTTTGCCCAAGAACTGAAATGGCTGCCATCAGTTGGTCGCGACAATTCGCGTAATCCCGTAGAGGCCATTACGCACTTTTATATACTGGATACGATGATTGCTGGTCAGTGGGATCAGCTATGGGAAGTCATCAAGCATTTGATCCTGCCGGGAATCGCGTTAGGTACGATCCCAATGGCGATCATTGCGCGCATCACTCGTTCAAGCATGCTGGAAGTCATGCGTGCCGACTATGTCAGAACCGCTCGTGCAAAAGGACTGACACAGTTCTGGGTCGTGTACAAGCATGCGCTGAAAAATGCGATGATCCCTGTCTTGACGGTAATTGGTTTGCAAACAGGGTTGCTGCTGGGTGGAGCCGTTTTGACAGAGACAATCTTCGGATGGCCAGGTGTCGGTCGTTATATTGTGACCGCCATTGGAAACCGTGACTATCCGGTTATCCAATCCGGTATCCTTGTGATCGCGACGATTTTCGTCCTGATCAATCTCTTGGTCGACCTTCTGTACGCCTATATCGATCCACGCATCAAATATCGCTAA
- a CDS encoding ABC transporter substrate-binding protein, whose product MKKRVLSATMTSLVALAMLIAGCSSTSTTQTPAEQPKTETPAPATEPAKTGPKQLIVGRGADTKGLDPITQTDGETFKVTENIMDTLIGFADGSTELAPSLADKWEVSPDGLVYTLTLKSGVKFHDGTDFNAEAVKYNFERWSDKSHPQHSPEGFEYYISQFGGYKGDANHIIKSVEAVDPTTVKFTLTRPLAPFLANLAMSPFAIGSPEALKKDVKKFNEHPIGTGPFKFVEWKRNDTITLEKNPDYWNKGFPKLDKLVFKVIPENTARLTALASGEIDLMDGLNTDDIPAVKDNKELQLFLRPTNNIGYIGFNVERKPLDNPKVREAIAYAINKPEIVTAFFDGVGEPAVNPMPKTMWGHNNDIKDREFNLDKAKQLLAEAGHPNGFKIKFWAMPVPRPYMPEGVKIAEAIQQDMKKIGIDAEIVTMEWATYLEKTRLGEQEMFMLGWTGDNGDPDNFLAVLLDKNSIGSNNYTRWANDEASQLMMKAQSTPVQAEREKLYKQVQEIIFKDVPMVPLAHSTPALAGKANIVDYNPHPKGTESLEKVDIK is encoded by the coding sequence ATGAAGAAGAGAGTTCTCTCCGCAACCATGACCAGCCTAGTGGCGCTGGCCATGCTGATTGCTGGATGCTCAAGCACTTCTACGACACAAACGCCGGCAGAACAACCAAAGACAGAAACTCCGGCACCTGCAACTGAGCCTGCAAAAACTGGACCGAAGCAATTAATCGTCGGTCGCGGTGCAGACACAAAGGGGCTTGACCCAATCACTCAAACAGATGGTGAGACATTCAAAGTAACAGAGAACATCATGGATACTTTGATCGGTTTCGCTGACGGCTCAACAGAGCTCGCTCCATCGTTGGCTGATAAATGGGAAGTATCTCCTGATGGTCTTGTTTATACGCTGACATTGAAATCTGGCGTCAAGTTCCACGACGGTACAGATTTCAATGCAGAGGCGGTCAAATACAACTTTGAGCGCTGGAGCGACAAGAGCCATCCACAGCATTCACCAGAGGGCTTCGAGTATTACATCAGCCAATTCGGTGGATACAAGGGTGACGCGAATCACATTATCAAATCTGTGGAAGCAGTCGATCCTACCACTGTAAAGTTCACCTTGACTCGTCCATTGGCTCCATTCCTTGCTAACCTCGCGATGTCTCCTTTCGCGATTGGTTCTCCTGAAGCATTGAAGAAGGATGTTAAGAAATTCAATGAGCACCCAATCGGTACAGGGCCTTTCAAATTCGTAGAGTGGAAGCGCAACGACACCATCACTCTCGAGAAAAACCCTGATTACTGGAACAAAGGGTTCCCGAAATTGGATAAATTGGTATTCAAGGTCATTCCAGAAAACACGGCGCGTCTGACTGCTTTGGCATCAGGTGAGATCGATTTGATGGATGGTTTGAACACAGATGATATCCCAGCAGTAAAAGACAACAAAGAGCTGCAACTATTCCTCCGTCCTACTAATAACATTGGTTATATTGGCTTTAACGTAGAGAGGAAGCCACTCGACAATCCAAAAGTTCGTGAAGCCATTGCTTATGCAATTAACAAACCTGAAATCGTAACGGCCTTCTTCGATGGCGTTGGAGAACCAGCAGTCAACCCAATGCCAAAGACCATGTGGGGACATAACAACGATATTAAAGATCGTGAGTTCAACCTCGATAAAGCAAAACAATTGCTTGCAGAAGCAGGACATCCAAACGGTTTCAAAATCAAATTCTGGGCAATGCCAGTACCGCGTCCATACATGCCTGAAGGTGTGAAGATTGCAGAAGCAATCCAGCAAGACATGAAGAAAATCGGGATTGATGCTGAGATCGTGACGATGGAATGGGCAACGTACTTGGAAAAGACTCGTTTGGGTGAGCAAGAAATGTTCATGCTTGGTTGGACAGGTGACAATGGCGACCCTGACAACTTCTTGGCTGTCTTGCTCGACAAAAACAGCATTGGCAGCAACAACTATACACGCTGGGCAAACGACGAAGCTTCTCAATTGATGATGAAAGCTCAATCCACTCCAGTGCAAGCAGAGCGTGAAAAACTGTACAAACAAGTACAAGAGATCATTTTCAAAGACGTGCCAATGGTTCCGCTGGCACACTCTACACCAGCATTGGCAGGAAAAGCGAATATCGTAGATTACAACCCGCATCCAAAAGGGACTGAAAGTTTGGAAAAGGTAGATATCAAGTAA
- a CDS encoding ABC transporter ATP-binding protein has product MAEDLLIVKNLKKYYPITGGVLGGEVGVVKAVDDVSFTVKSGETLGLVGESGCGKSTTGRSLLRLIEPTSGEINFDGTDVMSLSTDAMRKMRRDMQIVFQDPFASLNPRHNIEKILEEPLIVHGLGSSAERKKRVQEMLEIVGLSSYHASRYPHQFSGGQRQRIGIARALMLKPKLIVADEPVSALDVSIQSQVLNLMQDLQREFGLTYLFIAHDLSVVRHISDRVGVMYLGRIVELTTSSQLYSNPLHPYTKALLSAVPSPDPDAVRERVILQGDVPSPAKPPSGCTFHTRCPHVTEECRTVRPEFMDAGDGHFVACHLYKS; this is encoded by the coding sequence GTGGCTGAAGATCTTCTGATCGTAAAAAATTTGAAAAAATACTACCCAATCACAGGCGGTGTTCTTGGAGGGGAAGTAGGTGTAGTAAAGGCGGTAGATGATGTATCGTTTACCGTTAAGAGTGGAGAAACTTTGGGGCTGGTAGGTGAGAGTGGCTGTGGGAAGTCCACGACTGGACGTTCCTTGCTGCGACTGATTGAACCTACTTCCGGTGAAATCAACTTTGACGGGACAGATGTCATGTCGCTTTCCACAGATGCGATGAGAAAGATGCGACGTGACATGCAAATTGTTTTTCAGGACCCGTTTGCTTCACTCAACCCTAGACATAATATTGAGAAAATTTTGGAAGAGCCCTTGATTGTACATGGTTTGGGTTCTTCGGCAGAGCGAAAAAAGCGCGTGCAGGAAATGCTGGAGATCGTTGGTCTGAGCAGCTATCACGCGAGTCGCTATCCGCATCAATTCAGCGGAGGACAGAGGCAGCGGATCGGCATTGCGAGAGCGCTGATGCTCAAGCCCAAATTGATCGTTGCGGATGAGCCTGTGTCTGCACTGGACGTGTCCATTCAGTCGCAGGTGCTCAATCTCATGCAGGATTTGCAACGCGAATTCGGCCTTACATACTTGTTCATTGCCCACGATTTGAGTGTAGTGCGTCATATCAGTGATCGGGTAGGCGTGATGTACCTTGGCAGAATTGTCGAGCTGACGACGAGTAGCCAATTGTATTCCAATCCGCTCCATCCGTATACGAAAGCACTGCTGTCGGCGGTACCTTCGCCAGACCCTGATGCGGTACGAGAAAGAGTCATCCTCCAGGGAGATGTGCCGAGCCCTGCAAAGCCTCCAAGTGGCTGTACATTCCATACGAGGTGTCCCCATGTAACAGAGGAGTGCCGTACTGTGCGACCAGAATTTATGGACGCAGGCGACGGACACTTTGTTGCTTGTCACTTATACAAGTCCTAA
- a CDS encoding ABC transporter ATP-binding protein gives MSHPVLQIENLQTHFFTDRGQIPAVDGVTITVQKGEVVGIVGESGCGKSVTSLSVMKLVPNPPGRIVGGSIKFKGEDLVSVDEKRMRDIRGNEIAMIFQEPMTSLNPVFTIGDQIGESVRLHTKASKKDARARAIEMLKKVGIPRAEAIVDEYPHQLSGGMRQRVMIAMAMACNPALLIADEPTTALDVTIQAQILDLMRQLNREADTAILLITHDLGVVAEMCHRVVVMYAGNVIEQGDVRTILKNPKHPYTIGLLNSLPKLEESQERLYSIPGNVPIPGSLTVGCRFAPRCDKVSDRCRSEMPELKMVGDNHLSRCWLSE, from the coding sequence GTGTCACATCCTGTCCTACAAATCGAAAACCTGCAAACGCACTTTTTCACGGACCGCGGCCAAATCCCTGCCGTTGATGGCGTGACGATCACGGTACAAAAAGGAGAAGTAGTCGGTATCGTAGGCGAATCCGGCTGCGGAAAGAGCGTTACCTCCCTTTCCGTTATGAAGCTAGTACCCAATCCCCCAGGGAGAATCGTGGGAGGCTCGATTAAATTCAAGGGGGAGGATCTCGTATCTGTCGACGAAAAGCGAATGAGAGACATCCGTGGAAATGAAATTGCGATGATCTTTCAGGAGCCGATGACATCGTTAAATCCGGTGTTTACGATTGGAGACCAGATAGGAGAATCAGTCCGATTACATACGAAGGCGAGCAAAAAGGACGCAAGAGCACGTGCCATTGAGATGTTGAAAAAAGTCGGAATTCCTCGAGCGGAAGCTATCGTCGATGAATACCCGCACCAGCTTTCTGGGGGCATGCGACAACGCGTCATGATTGCGATGGCAATGGCTTGCAATCCAGCGCTTCTAATTGCAGACGAGCCTACTACCGCGCTCGACGTGACGATTCAAGCGCAGATTTTGGACCTGATGCGCCAACTCAACCGGGAAGCAGACACAGCCATTCTCCTCATTACCCACGATCTTGGGGTCGTTGCGGAAATGTGTCACCGCGTCGTGGTGATGTACGCAGGCAACGTGATTGAACAAGGCGATGTTCGTACGATCTTAAAAAATCCGAAGCATCCTTATACGATCGGCTTGTTGAATTCGTTGCCGAAGCTGGAAGAATCACAGGAGCGTCTCTATTCAATTCCAGGCAACGTCCCGATTCCGGGTTCGCTTACTGTCGGATGCCGTTTTGCACCTAGATGCGATAAAGTATCAGACCGATGCCGCAGTGAGATGCCAGAATTAAAAATGGTAGGGGACAATCACCTTTCCCGCTGCTGGCTGTCCGAATAA
- a CDS encoding YqxA family protein — MNVTMKLTGLLIILLVGVVLGLQTAERGISKVSGVPEGQAQTFSIKKVDQGQVEIAVMGKQVQTANPKEMVNYVSRIGLTLGGSIKSGAQSFVDWVGSYFEP, encoded by the coding sequence ATGAACGTGACGATGAAGCTGACTGGATTGTTAATCATCTTGCTGGTCGGGGTAGTTTTGGGATTGCAAACGGCTGAGCGTGGAATATCCAAGGTGAGTGGAGTGCCTGAGGGGCAGGCGCAAACCTTTTCCATCAAAAAAGTGGACCAAGGGCAAGTGGAGATCGCGGTAATGGGCAAGCAGGTTCAGACTGCCAACCCGAAGGAAATGGTCAACTACGTCAGTCGGATTGGTTTGACTTTGGGTGGAAGCATTAAAAGTGGGGCGCAGAGTTTTGTCGATTGGGTAGGGAGTTATTTTGAACCGTGA
- the spoIIP gene encoding stage II sporulation protein P — MATLIQRQFVVLSFITAFLFVMTGVLSLGGNRIAISSSAIQQAASHISSLAILGWMGQEIPVLSETVQAQADDRTNSVTGFLFRLATNIQPGDLRSLLGRELPGMVTTEDARFVVQGKGASLADFYLEYPAHPRQVADQSQVVPIVEPKPEDTTKSGETKPAPVPNSVTNGKKIVYVYNSHNRESWFSETKPVGTSVDHPTRNISLISKYLSEALNDKGIGSDVSTDDIYQELLNKKMHYSFSYAESLQVVKAATEKNKELYYFFDLHRDTAPRDRTTVTIKGKTYGRVLFVIGKRNKSYEKNEAFATELHELMEKMYPELSRGVMEKGAKTDHGEYNQSLSPGSLLIEIGGTENSVQESKNTAEALADVFAAYYQQAEKVGKTVSDEPAKR, encoded by the coding sequence ATGGCGACCCTCATTCAACGCCAATTCGTTGTTCTTTCCTTTATAACTGCCTTCCTGTTTGTCATGACAGGAGTGCTTTCGCTCGGTGGGAACCGAATCGCAATTTCTTCCTCCGCCATACAACAGGCCGCTTCTCATATTTCCAGTCTGGCGATTTTGGGGTGGATGGGGCAGGAAATTCCGGTTTTGTCCGAAACGGTGCAAGCACAGGCTGATGATCGCACAAATAGCGTAACGGGTTTTCTCTTTCGCTTGGCAACCAATATACAGCCGGGAGACTTGCGTAGCTTGCTAGGCAGGGAGCTCCCAGGGATGGTGACGACAGAGGATGCCAGGTTTGTCGTACAGGGAAAAGGAGCTTCTCTCGCAGATTTTTATTTGGAGTATCCCGCCCATCCGAGACAGGTAGCGGATCAATCGCAAGTAGTTCCGATCGTAGAGCCAAAGCCGGAGGATACCACGAAGTCAGGCGAAACAAAGCCAGCTCCAGTGCCCAATTCAGTCACAAACGGCAAAAAAATCGTTTACGTCTACAACTCGCATAATCGGGAATCGTGGTTTAGTGAGACGAAGCCAGTAGGAACCTCCGTCGATCATCCTACAAGAAATATATCGTTAATCAGCAAGTATTTATCAGAAGCGTTGAATGACAAAGGAATTGGTTCGGACGTGAGCACCGATGACATCTATCAGGAGCTGTTGAACAAAAAAATGCATTACTCCTTCTCCTACGCGGAATCTTTGCAAGTGGTCAAGGCCGCAACGGAGAAAAACAAGGAACTGTACTACTTCTTCGATCTGCATCGAGACACAGCGCCACGAGATCGTACGACGGTCACGATCAAAGGAAAAACGTATGGAAGAGTATTGTTCGTCATCGGAAAAAGAAACAAAAGCTACGAAAAAAATGAGGCGTTTGCAACAGAGCTTCATGAGCTGATGGAAAAAATGTACCCAGAGCTTTCACGTGGCGTGATGGAAAAAGGCGCAAAAACGGATCATGGCGAGTATAATCAGTCCCTCTCCCCGGGAAGCCTGTTAATAGAAATAGGTGGTACGGAAAACAGCGTGCAGGAAAGCAAGAATACGGCAGAAGCATTGGCTGATGTTTTCGCAGCCTATTATCAGCAAGCTGAAAAAGTAGGCAAAACAGTTTCTGACGAGCCTGCAAAGAGGTGA
- the gpr gene encoding GPR endopeptidase: MAHNIDLSGYSIRTDLALEAHELAQQQNQSGIEGVWLQADDSEPNVKVTRLHVETEEAGKEIGKLPGHYLTIEVPKLRDNDTSIEEQVAKRFSVEFAMFLKQLGITEDKKALVVGLGNWNVTPDALGPMVVENLLITRHLYTLAPETVGEGYREVSGLSPGVLGITGIETSEIIFGVVEKSKPDFVICIDALASRALHRVNTTIQISDTGIHPGSGVGNKRKAIDQATLGVPVIAIGVPTVVFASTIVNDAITYLLGHFGQSMVESKRAFNKLALSTLPERKEPYTEEDLPDLESRKTFMGLVGSLPEEEKRQLIHEVLRPLGQDLVVTPKEIDDFIEGVANVIATGLNRALHSAVNEENSGSYTH, translated from the coding sequence ATGGCACATAACATTGATTTATCTGGTTATTCCATTCGTACGGATCTGGCCTTGGAGGCCCACGAGCTTGCCCAGCAGCAGAATCAGAGCGGCATTGAGGGCGTTTGGCTGCAAGCTGACGACAGCGAGCCCAATGTGAAAGTAACGAGATTACATGTGGAAACAGAGGAAGCGGGGAAGGAAATCGGCAAGCTCCCAGGGCATTACCTTACGATTGAAGTGCCTAAGCTGCGGGATAATGATACATCGATCGAGGAGCAGGTGGCCAAGCGATTCTCCGTCGAATTTGCGATGTTTCTCAAACAGCTGGGAATCACGGAGGACAAAAAGGCTCTCGTCGTTGGTCTCGGTAACTGGAATGTGACCCCAGATGCGCTGGGACCGATGGTTGTGGAAAATTTGTTGATTACACGCCATCTGTACACACTGGCACCTGAAACCGTCGGAGAAGGGTATCGGGAAGTTAGTGGGCTATCACCGGGTGTCCTTGGGATTACGGGTATAGAAACGAGTGAGATCATTTTTGGTGTCGTGGAAAAAAGCAAACCCGATTTTGTCATCTGTATTGATGCTCTTGCGTCCCGCGCTCTGCACCGGGTCAATACGACGATTCAAATATCGGATACAGGCATTCATCCCGGATCAGGGGTCGGAAACAAGCGCAAAGCGATTGATCAGGCGACACTTGGTGTGCCTGTGATTGCGATAGGAGTCCCTACGGTCGTTTTTGCCTCGACGATTGTAAATGATGCGATTACGTATTTGCTGGGGCATTTTGGACAATCGATGGTGGAGAGCAAGCGGGCGTTTAACAAACTGGCATTGAGTACGCTGCCGGAGCGTAAGGAACCGTACACGGAAGAGGATTTGCCTGACTTGGAATCCCGAAAGACATTTATGGGATTGGTAGGTTCCTTGCCGGAAGAAGAGAAACGGCAACTGATTCATGAGGTCCTTCGACCGCTGGGACAGGATCTGGTCGTCACTCCAAAAGAAATTGATGATTTTATTGAAGGCGTGGCGAATGTGATCGCAACAGGTTTGAATCGCGCCTTGCACAGTGCCGTAAATGAAGAAAATAGCGGCTCGTATACCCACTAA
- the rpsT gene encoding 30S ribosomal protein S20 produces the protein MPNIKSAIKRTKTIEKRRAHRASQKSDLRTSIKNYEKAVAASDVALAKSTLLVAVKKLDKAASKGLIHKNAANRQKSRLMKKLNVLSAPVA, from the coding sequence ATGCCAAACATTAAATCCGCGATTAAACGCACCAAAACAATCGAAAAGCGTCGCGCACACCGTGCTTCTCAAAAGTCTGATCTGCGTACTTCCATCAAGAACTATGAGAAAGCTGTCGCTGCTTCCGATGTAGCATTGGCGAAATCTACTCTTCTGGTGGCTGTGAAAAAGCTGGACAAGGCCGCTTCGAAAGGTCTCATTCATAAAAACGCAGCAAACCGTCAAAAGTCTCGTTTGATGAAAAAGCTTAACGTTCTGAGCGCTCCTGTAGCGTAA
- the holA gene encoding DNA polymerase III subunit delta: MPLLSAIREIRQKQFSPIYVLYGPESFLAEDFLALARKEMIDPEFMDLNMSVYDCTETGLSEILQDADTLPFIGEHRLVIARQAYFLTGSKPSTKVESDPDALLDYLQNPPPYTTLILHTEADKLDERKKLVKTLQQKAKVIPFPLLKDGDLYGWVERQTGKYEAKIDRQQAMKLVERVGAELRLLNKEIEKMALFVGVGESITDEVIELLGARTLEQDVFALIEQVASGRLDKALRMMYDCMKTGEEPIKLLALLARQFRMLLHVKQLAPRGYSQQQMAGMIKMHPYAVKKAMEQARHFSEESLKKLLGILAEEDFRMKSGQVDKRLALELFIARAHDERTKQS, translated from the coding sequence ATGCCACTCCTATCGGCTATTCGCGAAATACGGCAAAAACAATTCTCGCCGATCTACGTCTTATACGGTCCGGAGTCTTTTCTGGCCGAAGATTTTTTGGCGTTGGCTCGTAAAGAAATGATTGATCCAGAATTTATGGATTTGAATATGAGCGTGTATGATTGTACCGAAACAGGATTGAGTGAAATTCTGCAGGATGCGGATACCTTGCCGTTTATAGGCGAGCATCGATTGGTGATTGCCAGACAAGCCTACTTTTTAACAGGAAGTAAGCCTTCAACTAAGGTAGAAAGCGACCCGGATGCTCTGCTCGATTATTTGCAAAATCCGCCTCCCTACACCACGCTTATTCTACATACAGAAGCTGACAAGCTCGATGAACGAAAAAAGCTGGTCAAAACGCTGCAGCAAAAGGCGAAAGTGATCCCTTTTCCGTTGCTAAAAGACGGAGATTTGTACGGTTGGGTAGAGCGGCAAACGGGTAAATACGAGGCGAAAATCGATCGTCAGCAAGCCATGAAGCTTGTGGAGCGAGTGGGAGCCGAGCTGCGCCTTCTGAACAAGGAAATCGAAAAGATGGCCCTGTTTGTCGGGGTGGGTGAAAGCATCACGGACGAGGTCATTGAGCTGCTCGGAGCACGTACGCTGGAGCAGGATGTATTCGCGCTGATTGAACAGGTCGCTTCGGGGAGATTGGACAAGGCACTCAGGATGATGTATGACTGTATGAAAACAGGAGAGGAGCCGATCAAGCTGCTGGCTCTCTTGGCGAGGCAGTTCCGTATGCTGCTGCATGTGAAGCAATTGGCTCCACGTGGTTATTCGCAGCAACAGATGGCAGGCATGATAAAAATGCATCCTTACGCGGTGAAAAAAGCAATGGAGCAAGCGCGTCATTTTTCTGAGGAGTCGTTGAAAAAACTGCTGGGCATTCTGGCGGAAGAAGATTTTCGGATGAAGTCAGGGCAAGTGGACAAGCGTCTCGCCCTCGAATTATTCATTGCACGTGCACATGACGAACGAACAAAACAGTCGTGA
- a CDS encoding anti-sigma factor: MTNEEIFELMQRDLDGDLSESEQQLLYRMIQKDADLQLMYNRLKDVSQQLEHLPPVVPPFSIVDSILPKLELAAAKPAAVKSAVNEEILPTLEVKRESSSLPESKKWKRMKVWMASLGSTAVAASLLVGMLFSGGDGKKQDVDSFQNGTDMTPAAVEQPKTPGPDTPTPPSNNPISSNSKEEEDKTKKSTGSATQTKSKKPPAKNVQKQTPPPKKTNPTQPPKKAVPPTPVMTDDQPSGWPIGLEENPDREDKEPANDDKDDGRDKQEEKDKGKNKEKKKNKDND, from the coding sequence ATGACCAACGAAGAGATTTTTGAACTCATGCAGCGGGATCTGGATGGAGATCTGTCGGAGTCAGAGCAGCAACTGCTCTATCGTATGATCCAGAAAGATGCTGATCTGCAGCTTATGTACAACCGTTTGAAAGATGTGTCACAACAATTAGAACATCTGCCCCCTGTCGTACCTCCGTTCAGCATCGTAGATTCTATCCTGCCCAAGCTGGAGTTAGCCGCTGCAAAGCCTGCTGCGGTGAAATCTGCGGTGAACGAGGAAATCCTGCCCACTCTGGAAGTTAAGCGCGAGTCGTCTTCGCTGCCGGAATCAAAAAAGTGGAAGCGGATGAAAGTGTGGATGGCAAGTCTTGGTAGTACGGCCGTCGCTGCCAGCTTATTGGTTGGCATGCTTTTCTCGGGCGGTGATGGTAAGAAGCAAGACGTCGATTCGTTCCAGAACGGAACGGACATGACGCCTGCGGCCGTGGAACAACCTAAAACGCCTGGGCCAGATACTCCCACTCCTCCAAGCAATAATCCAATATCATCGAATTCAAAAGAGGAAGAGGACAAGACAAAAAAGTCTACTGGATCGGCTACTCAGACGAAGAGTAAAAAGCCACCGGCAAAGAACGTTCAAAAGCAAACACCGCCACCGAAGAAAACGAATCCGACACAGCCACCAAAGAAAGCTGTACCTCCAACGCCAGTAATGACAGATGATCAACCATCGGGCTGGCCGATCGGACTGGAGGAGAATCCGGACAGAGAAGACAAAGAACCTGCTAATGACGATAAGGACGACGGCAGGGACAAGCAAGAGGAGAAAGACAAGGGAAAAAATAAAGAGAAGAAAAAAAATAAAGATAATGACTAA